CAAGGTATCCAAAAATAAAGACATCCTATAAAGATCAAGATGTCTGATTAGGTATAATGAATATTATACCAGGAGGTAGAAAATGGATGTAAAGAAAGAGGAGACCAAGTGTGTTGCTGTTCATATTCCGAAAGATTTAATTGCAGAGATTGATCAGTTAAAGGAGAAATTAGGTCTAAGCAAGAATGCCCTGTTGGTAGAACTAATCAAGCTGGGTCTTGAGGAAAAGAAGAAAGAATAATGAAGGAGGTAATGTAAGATGCAAAGAATGATTGCTTTTTGCGGACTAATCTGTACTGAATGCCCTGCATTCTTGGCAACCCAAAAGGATGATGATGAGGAAAGAAGAAAGGTTGCAGAGATGTGGTCTAAGCAGTTCAACCTGGACATTCCACCAGACCATATTAACTGCGATGGGTGTTTATCAGGAAGTGAAAGACTTTTTTGTCACTGCAAAGTCTGTGAAATAAGAAAGTGTGGACAGGAGAGGAACCTTAAGAACTGTGCTTATTGTGACGAATATGCTTGTGAGAAACTTAACAAGCATTTTGAAATGGCACCTGAGGCTAAAATTACCCTTGAAAGAATCAGGATGAGTTTATGAAGATTGATAACGACCTGAAAAAGGAAGCAATATCCGCTGGGATAGACACAATCCGAGGGAATGCTGTCATTGCTCTGGGTAACATTGCTG
Above is a genomic segment from bacterium containing:
- a CDS encoding ribbon-helix-helix protein, CopG family; the protein is MDVKKEETKCVAVHIPKDLIAEIDQLKEKLGLSKNALLVELIKLGLEEKKKE
- a CDS encoding DUF3795 domain-containing protein, producing MQRMIAFCGLICTECPAFLATQKDDDEERRKVAEMWSKQFNLDIPPDHINCDGCLSGSERLFCHCKVCEIRKCGQERNLKNCAYCDEYACEKLNKHFEMAPEAKITLERIRMSL